One Anas platyrhynchos isolate ZD024472 breed Pekin duck chromosome 2, IASCAAS_PekinDuck_T2T, whole genome shotgun sequence DNA segment encodes these proteins:
- the MYC gene encoding myc proto-oncogene protein, translating into MPLSASFPSKNYDYDYDSVQPYFYFEEEEENFYLAAQQRGSELQPPAPSEDIWKKFELLPTPPLSPSRRSSLAAASCFPSTADQLEMVTELLGGDMVNQSFICDPDDETFVKSIIIQDCMWSGFSAAAKLEKVVSEKLASYQAARREGGPTARPGPTGPPTGGPPPPPPTGPAVSSGLYLHDLGTAAADCIDPSVVFPYPLSERAPRAGQPGASPPALLGVDTPPTTSSDSEEEQEEDEEIDVVTLAEANESESSTESSTEASEEHSKPHHSPLVLKRCHVNIHQHNYAAPPSTKVEYPAAKRLKLDSGRVLKQISNNRKCSSPRTSDSEENDKRRTHNVLERQRRNELKLSFFALRDQIPEVANNEKAPKVVILKKATEYVLSIQSDEHRLIAEKELLRRRREQLKHKLEQLRNSRA; encoded by the exons ATGCCTCTCAGCGCCAGCTTCCCCAGCAAAAACTACGATTACGACTACGACTCGGTGCAGCCCTACTTCTActtcgaggaggaggaggagaacttCTACCTGGCGGCgcagcagaggggcagtgagctgcagcccccagccccgtccgAGGACATCTGGAAGAAGTTTGAGCTCCTGCCCACGCCGCCCCTGTCGCCCAGCCGCCGCTCCAGCCTGGCCGCCGCCTCCTGCTTCCCCTCCACCGCCGACCAGCTGGAGATGGTGACGGAGCTCCTCGGAGGGGACATGGTGAACCAAAGCTTCATCTGCGACCCGGACGACGAGACCTTCGTCAAATCCATCATCATCCAGGACTGCATGTGGAGCGGTTTTTCCGCCGCCGCCAAGCTGGAGAAGGTGGTCTCCGAGAAGCTGGCGTCCTACCAGGCGGCCCGACGGGAGGGGGGTCCcacagcccggcccggccccacgGGACCCCCCACGGGGGGACCGCCGCCTCCGCCTCCCACCGGCCCCGCGGTATCGTCCGGGCTCTACCTGCACGACCTGGGCACCGCCGCCGCCGACTGCATCGACCCCTCGGTGGTCTTCCCCTACCCGCTCAGCGAGAGAGCCCCCAGGGCCGGGCAGCCCGGTGCCAGCCCCCCGGCACTGCTGGGTGTCGACACGCCACCCACCACCAGCAGCGACTCGG aagaagaacaagaggaagatgaggaaatTGATGTTGTTACATTAGCTGAAGCAAACGAGTCCGAATCCAGCACAGAGTCCAGCACAGAAGCATCAGAAGAGCACAGTAAGCCCCATCACAGCCCACTGGTTCTCAAACGGTGTCATGTCAACATCCATCAGCACAACTACGCCGCTCCTCCCTCCACCAAGGTGGAGTACCCAGCTGCAAAAAGGCTAAAGTTGGACAGTGGCAGAGTGCTGAAACAGATCAGTAATAACCGAAAATGCTCAAGTCCCCGCACGTCAGACTCGGAGGAGAACGACAAGAGGCGAACGCACAACGTCTTGGAGCGCCAGAGGAGAAACGAGCTGAAGCTGAGTTTCTTTGCCTTGCGTGACCAGATACCCGAGGTGGCCAACAATGAGAAGGCACCCAAGGTCGTCATCCTGAAAAAAGCAACAGAGTACGTTCTCTCCATTCAGTCAGACGAACACAGACTGATCGCAGAGAAAGAGCTGTTGAGGCGGAGGAGAGAACAGTTGAAACACAAACTTGAGCAGCTAAGGAACTCTCGTGCATAG